A single genomic interval of Picosynechococcus sp. PCC 7003 harbors:
- a CDS encoding heme-copper oxidase subunit III → MTAINETPVSAPSHGQEEEDHRLFGFVVFLFSESVIFISFFVGYIVYKLSATNWLPPGVEGLEIHDPAMNTVVLVSSSGVIYLAERFLHKENLWGFRFFWLLTMAMGSYFLYGQAVEWQSLEFGFTSGVYGGIFYLLTGFHGLHVFTGVLLQGVMLGRSFLPNNYAGGQYGVEATSWFWHFVDVIWIVLFGLIYLWQ, encoded by the coding sequence ATGACTGCTATTAATGAAACCCCAGTATCGGCACCGAGTCACGGACAAGAGGAAGAGGATCATCGTCTGTTCGGCTTTGTTGTCTTTTTGTTCTCGGAAAGTGTGATTTTTATCAGCTTTTTTGTGGGCTATATCGTCTATAAACTCTCGGCAACGAATTGGTTACCCCCTGGGGTAGAGGGTTTAGAGATTCATGATCCGGCGATGAATACGGTGGTGCTGGTTTCTAGTAGCGGGGTGATTTATTTGGCAGAACGTTTTTTGCACAAAGAAAATCTCTGGGGGTTCCGTTTTTTCTGGCTGCTCACGATGGCAATGGGGAGCTATTTTCTCTATGGTCAGGCGGTGGAATGGCAGAGTCTCGAATTTGGGTTTACGTCGGGGGTCTATGGGGGGATTTTCTATCTTCTGACCGGGTTTCACGGACTGCATGTATTCACGGGAGTTTTGCTACAAGGGGTAATGTTGGGGCGCTCTTTTCTGCCGAATAATTATGCGGGCGGACAGTATGGTGTGGAGGCAACGTCCTGGTTTTGGCACTTTGTGGATGTGATTTGGATTGTTTTGTTTGGACTGATTTATCTCTGGCAGTAG